In Candidatus Defluviilinea proxima, a single genomic region encodes these proteins:
- a CDS encoding bifunctional nuclease family protein, with product MIEVQIDSVRVHLMTPQRLVVLKQKESERYLPIWVGPYEAEAITVALQEVEMSRPLTHDLLKNIFDSFNAQIKRIEIIKLQNDIFYGNIVAEADGREIHIDSRPSDAIALSVRAHVPILVHKSVMDEAGILPEQDLPEGEEAPARSEPAPLSEEGSARLSVFEDFLGKLDLDKLDDKNNPSDDESPDQPKKK from the coding sequence ATGATCGAAGTTCAAATAGACAGCGTCCGTGTACATTTAATGACCCCACAACGCCTTGTCGTTTTAAAACAAAAAGAATCTGAGCGCTACCTCCCCATCTGGGTTGGTCCCTATGAAGCGGAAGCGATCACCGTAGCTTTACAGGAAGTGGAAATGAGTCGCCCGCTGACGCATGATCTGCTCAAGAACATCTTTGACTCGTTCAATGCACAGATCAAGCGCATCGAGATCATCAAACTGCAAAACGATATTTTCTATGGCAACATCGTGGCCGAGGCCGATGGACGTGAAATCCATATTGACTCACGACCTTCAGATGCCATCGCGTTGTCTGTCCGTGCGCATGTGCCGATCCTTGTCCACAAGAGCGTGATGGATGAGGCTGGCATATTGCCTGAGCAGGATTTGCCCGAAGGCGAAGAAGCGCCTGCTCGAAGCGAACCAGCCCCACTGTCTGAAGAAGGAAGCGCACGCTTGTCCGTCTTTGAAGATTTCCTTGGCAAGCTCGATCTCGATAAGCTCGACGATAAAAATAATCCCAGCGACGACGAATCACCGGACCAGCCAAAGAAAAAATGA